A section of the Lentisphaerota bacterium genome encodes:
- a CDS encoding tRNA-dihydrouridine synthase family protein yields MIPFLPPNPVSPSARPVLLAPMAGFTDAAMRRVSHAFGAALTYTEMVNATGLLRASDKTWHLLETLPGEGSVVAHLYGSEPEEMAAAAAAVWRTGRFVAIDINAGCPVRKITANGCGSALMPQPDLIGRIVAAMRAASPLPVTVKTRVGLVPDRILIHEIASAVEAAGGAALAIHARFASQMHSGAVALDLLAAVKQRARIPIIGNGGIRSAADAARMVRETGVDAVMVGRAAMGNPWLFRAIADALAAPEDAPPPPRSRPDVAEIRAALSDHLTAARELQIQIRANHRLPSRALDPEAAVVVTFRCHLFRYLSGLAGAAQLRGHLCTFTRTAEILAAVDACLEREVQARALRSNAPGLS; encoded by the coding sequence ATGATTCCTTTCCTTCCCCCGAATCCCGTCTCGCCGTCCGCCCGGCCTGTGCTGCTCGCGCCGATGGCGGGCTTCACCGATGCGGCGATGCGCCGCGTCTCGCACGCCTTCGGCGCGGCCCTGACCTACACGGAAATGGTCAACGCCACGGGTCTGCTGCGCGCCTCCGACAAGACGTGGCATTTGCTGGAGACACTTCCCGGCGAAGGTTCCGTGGTCGCCCACCTGTACGGCTCCGAACCGGAGGAGATGGCTGCGGCGGCGGCGGCCGTCTGGCGGACCGGGCGCTTCGTGGCCATCGACATCAACGCCGGCTGTCCCGTGCGGAAGATCACCGCCAATGGCTGCGGCTCTGCCCTGATGCCCCAGCCCGACCTCATCGGGCGGATCGTCGCCGCCATGCGCGCGGCCTCGCCGCTGCCGGTGACGGTCAAGACCCGCGTTGGCCTCGTTCCCGACCGCATCCTCATCCACGAAATCGCGAGCGCCGTTGAAGCGGCCGGGGGCGCCGCCCTCGCCATCCACGCCCGCTTCGCCTCGCAAATGCACAGCGGCGCCGTCGCGCTCGACCTGCTCGCGGCGGTGAAGCAGCGCGCCCGCATCCCCATCATCGGCAACGGCGGCATCCGATCGGCCGCAGACGCCGCGCGCATGGTTCGCGAGACCGGTGTCGACGCCGTCATGGTGGGCCGCGCCGCCATGGGCAACCCCTGGCTTTTCCGGGCGATCGCCGACGCCCTCGCTGCGCCGGAGGACGCGCCCCCCCCGCCGCGCTCGCGCCCCGACGTCGCCGAAATCCGAGCCGCCCTCTCCGACCATCTCACCGCCGCCCGCGAGCTCCAGATCCAGATCCGGGCCAACCACCGACTCCCGAGCCGGGCGCTCGATCCTGAAGCGGCCGTGGTCGTGACCTTCCGCTGCCACCTCTTCCGTTACCTGTCCGGTCTGGCGGGCGCCGCCCAGCTCCGGGGCCACCTGTGCACCTTCACCCGCACCGCGGAGATCCTCGCCGCCGTCGACGCCTGCCTCGAACGCGAAGTCCAGGCCCGTGCCCTCCGCTCAAACGCCCCGGGTCTTTCCTAG